The Triticum aestivum cultivar Chinese Spring chromosome 7B, IWGSC CS RefSeq v2.1, whole genome shotgun sequence genome window below encodes:
- the LOC123159741 gene encoding protein ROOT INITIATION DEFECTIVE 3 isoform X2: MAPPSQLVLAASSTDAGVAAWDLRTGSEAIRHRPCASRPRAVAAVAGRFLAAAQIAAGNSAPIHYYHWDKPQVAVKSFPAEPIRALIADPEGNYLIGGGVSGDIFFWEVASGELLVRWHAHYRDVRCLALYDMLLVSASEDGSIKIWDLLTMLDEQSRFEAKTPYLYNFNQHTLPVTDIACFHGAIAVSSSEDRTCKIWSLSEGRMLRSISFPAIIDSVEIDPRSHIFYAGGRDGKIYVTAMGVDASSQGRDDSSILGILDDHSKAVTSLTSSTDGLLLVSGSEDGNVRVWDTRSQQVTRKFKHSQGPVTNVLIVTPKRLNLPPLQPLRKVCAASGEVVPRAVILPNPENDVHIAGNLSSNLLEQLLDAQQHGSSRLFDSGVSTLNGVPNQQGAEWRSKYLELQDLFVHEVLGDMSS; encoded by the exons ATGGCGCCGCCGTCGCAACTGGTGCTCGCGGCCTCCTCCACCGACGCCGGCGTGGCCGCGTGGGACCTCCGCACGGGGTCCGAGGCCATCCGCCACCGCCCCTGCGCCTCCCGGCCACGTGCCGTCGCTGCCGTCGCCGGCCgcttcctcgccgccgcccaaaTCGCCGCCGGCAACTCCGCCCCCATCCACTACTACCACTGGGACAAG CCTCAGGTGGCTGTGAAGAGCTTCCCCGCCGAGCCAATCCGCGCGCTCATTGCTGACCCGGAGGGGAACTATCTCATCGGCGGCGGTGTGTCCGGTGACATATTCTTTTGGGAG GTGGCTAGTGGAGAGCTGCTTGTCCGATGGCATGCTCACTATCGTGATGTTAGGTGCCTTGCCCTCTATGACATGTTGCTTGTCTCAGCGTCCGAGGATGGGAGCATCAAAATTTGGGATCTTCTCAC GATGCTTGATGAGCAATCAAGGTTTGAGGCAAAGACGCCATACCTATACAACTTCAATCAGCACACACTTCCTGTAACTGATATTGCTTGTTTTCATGGAGCAATTGCTGTGTCATCTTCAGAGGACCGCACATGTAAA ATATGGAGTCTATCAGAGGGCAGGATGCTGAGAAGTATTTCATTTCCTGCTATCATTGATTCTGTTGAAATAGACCCAAGAAGTCATATTTTCTATGCTGGTGGTAGAGATGGAAAGATATATGTTACTGCTATGGGTGTTGATGCCTCCTCTCAGGGCCGTGATGATTCGTCTATTCTCGGTATTCTGGATGACCACAG CAAGGCGGTAACGAGCTTAACATCAAGTACAGATGGCCTTCTACTAGTCTCTGGTTCGGAGGATGGTAATGTTCGGGTTTGGGATACCAGAAGTCAGCAAGTAACCCGAAAATTCAAACACTCCCAAG GTCCAGTAACTAATGTTCTCATAGTAACACCCAAAAGATTAAACCTGCCACCTTTACAACCATTGCGGAAAGTGTGCGCAGCAAGTGGCGAAGTTGTACCACGAGCTGTAATTCTGCCCAACCCTGAAAATGATGTTCATATTGCTGGAAATCTCAGCTCTAACCTTCTAGAGCAGCTCTTGGATGCACAGCAG CACGGCAGCTCTAGGTTATTTGATTCTGGGGTGAGCACTCTCAATGGCGTACCAAACCAACAGGGGGCAGAATGGAGAAGTAAATACCTAGAGTTGCAGGATCTTTTTGTGCATGAGGTTCTTGGTGATATGTCATCTTAA
- the LOC123159741 gene encoding protein ROOT INITIATION DEFECTIVE 3 isoform X1: MAPPSQLVLAASSTDAGVAAWDLRTGSEAIRHRPCASRPRAVAAVAGRFLAAAQIAAGNSAPIHYYHWDKPQVAVKSFPAEPIRALIADPEGNYLIGGGVSGDIFFWEVASGELLVRWHAHYRDVRCLALYDMLLVSASEDGSIKIWDLLTMLDEQSRFEAKTPYLYNFNQHTLPVTDIACFHGAIAVSSSEDRTCKIWSLSEGRMLRSISFPAIIDSVEIDPRSHIFYAGGRDGKIYVTAMGVDASSQGRDDSSILGILDDHSKAVTSLTSSTDGLLLVSGSEDGNVRVWDTRSQQVTRKFKHSQGPVTNVLIVTPKRLNLPPLQPLRKVCAASGEVVPRAVILPNPENDVHIAGNLSSNLLEQLLDAQQQHGSSRLFDSGVSTLNGVPNQQGAEWRSKYLELQDLFVHEVLGDMSS; encoded by the exons ATGGCGCCGCCGTCGCAACTGGTGCTCGCGGCCTCCTCCACCGACGCCGGCGTGGCCGCGTGGGACCTCCGCACGGGGTCCGAGGCCATCCGCCACCGCCCCTGCGCCTCCCGGCCACGTGCCGTCGCTGCCGTCGCCGGCCgcttcctcgccgccgcccaaaTCGCCGCCGGCAACTCCGCCCCCATCCACTACTACCACTGGGACAAG CCTCAGGTGGCTGTGAAGAGCTTCCCCGCCGAGCCAATCCGCGCGCTCATTGCTGACCCGGAGGGGAACTATCTCATCGGCGGCGGTGTGTCCGGTGACATATTCTTTTGGGAG GTGGCTAGTGGAGAGCTGCTTGTCCGATGGCATGCTCACTATCGTGATGTTAGGTGCCTTGCCCTCTATGACATGTTGCTTGTCTCAGCGTCCGAGGATGGGAGCATCAAAATTTGGGATCTTCTCAC GATGCTTGATGAGCAATCAAGGTTTGAGGCAAAGACGCCATACCTATACAACTTCAATCAGCACACACTTCCTGTAACTGATATTGCTTGTTTTCATGGAGCAATTGCTGTGTCATCTTCAGAGGACCGCACATGTAAA ATATGGAGTCTATCAGAGGGCAGGATGCTGAGAAGTATTTCATTTCCTGCTATCATTGATTCTGTTGAAATAGACCCAAGAAGTCATATTTTCTATGCTGGTGGTAGAGATGGAAAGATATATGTTACTGCTATGGGTGTTGATGCCTCCTCTCAGGGCCGTGATGATTCGTCTATTCTCGGTATTCTGGATGACCACAG CAAGGCGGTAACGAGCTTAACATCAAGTACAGATGGCCTTCTACTAGTCTCTGGTTCGGAGGATGGTAATGTTCGGGTTTGGGATACCAGAAGTCAGCAAGTAACCCGAAAATTCAAACACTCCCAAG GTCCAGTAACTAATGTTCTCATAGTAACACCCAAAAGATTAAACCTGCCACCTTTACAACCATTGCGGAAAGTGTGCGCAGCAAGTGGCGAAGTTGTACCACGAGCTGTAATTCTGCCCAACCCTGAAAATGATGTTCATATTGCTGGAAATCTCAGCTCTAACCTTCTAGAGCAGCTCTTGGATGCACAGCAG CAGCACGGCAGCTCTAGGTTATTTGATTCTGGGGTGAGCACTCTCAATGGCGTACCAAACCAACAGGGGGCAGAATGGAGAAGTAAATACCTAGAGTTGCAGGATCTTTTTGTGCATGAGGTTCTTGGTGATATGTCATCTTAA